The following coding sequences are from one Nilaparvata lugens isolate BPH chromosome 4, ASM1435652v1, whole genome shotgun sequence window:
- the LOC111060970 gene encoding poly(U)-specific endoribonuclease homolog, with the protein MITKCSKLFFTKFVLASPLLCIFFTESVASSVTNQDIQTFTEKILNEDNSGLSDLVRYNRQGKAQSTRDSASQPLLNVDGRALENPTVKALMALFDNYDPDVTHPEVVTHIEKLEESAFINAVMKTKVMQSTYEFLTEKGLFRGDQESFKHWLAQIWFSLYSRGFRERGSSAFEHVFLGEIKNHQVSGLHNWIYFNNQEKSGTLNYMGWKHYLDFGKGSLVKVHFTWNDVDKPVSSLFVGTSPELELALYSVCYLARPGNACQISLNRKPLVIISHTFQGPNSQKLIGSIYPEVLRRNSY; encoded by the exons atgataacaAAATGTTCAAAGCTGTTTTTCACAAAGTTTGTTTTGGCATCTCCtcttttatgtatttttt TTACAGAAAGTGTTGCTAGTAGTGTCACTAACCAAGATATTCAAACATTCACtgaaaaaattctgaatgagGATAATAGCGGGCTTTCAGATCTGGTAAGATACAACAGACAAGGAAAGGCACAGTCTACACGAGATTCAGCAAGTCAACC ACTTCTAAATGTTGATGGAAGAGCCTTAGAGAATCCTACAGTTAAAGCCTTGATGGCATTATTTGATAATTACGATCCAGATGTAACTCATCCAGAGGTTGTTACCCATATCGAGAAATTAGAAGAATCTGCATTTATCAATGCTGTGATGAAAACTAAAGTGATGCAGTCGACCTACGAGTTTTTAACGGAAAAAG GACTGTTTAGAGGCGACCAAGAGTCATTCAAACATTGGTTGGCACAAATTTGGTTCTCTCTGTACTCTAGAGGTTTTAGAGAAAGGGGTTCATCAGCCTTCGAGCACGTCTTTTTGGGAGAGATCAAAAATCATCAAGTCTCGGGACTTCACAATtggatttatttcaataatcagGAGAAAAGTGGGACATTAAATTATATGGGATGGAAACATTACTTGGATTTCGGAAAG GGAAGTCTGGTGAAAGTACATTTCACATGGAATGATGTTGACAAGCCAGTTAGTAGCTTATTTGTAGGTACTAGTCCCGAATTAGAACTCGCACTTTACAGTGTATGTTATCTAGCTAGGCCTGGAAATGCATGCCAGATAAGTCTCAATAGGAAACCATTAGTCATAATATCACACACATTTCAGGGACCgaattctcaaaaattaattggTAGTATTTATCCTGAAGTATTAAGACGTAATTCGTATTGA